Proteins encoded by one window of Streptomyces sp. NBC_01571:
- the tsaB gene encoding tRNA (adenosine(37)-N6)-threonylcarbamoyltransferase complex dimerization subunit type 1 TsaB produces MLLLALDTATPAVTVALHDGTSVIASSSQVDARRHGELLLPAVDRVLAAAGLRLDAVTGVVVGVGPGPYTGLRVGLMTADTFGLALGVPVHGLCTLDGLAYAADIDGPFVVATDARRKEVYWARYADSRTRVSEPAVDRPGDLALDGLPAVGAGALLYPDTFPDARAPEHVSAAALASLAAERLAAGEELEPPRPLYLRRPDAQVPKNYKVVTPK; encoded by the coding sequence GTGCTCTTGCTCGCTCTGGATACCGCCACCCCCGCCGTGACCGTCGCCCTGCACGACGGCACGTCCGTCATCGCCTCGTCGAGCCAGGTGGACGCGCGCCGGCACGGAGAGCTGTTGCTGCCCGCCGTCGACCGCGTGCTCGCCGCGGCCGGTCTGCGGCTCGACGCCGTCACCGGTGTCGTCGTCGGCGTCGGCCCCGGCCCGTACACGGGGCTGCGCGTCGGCCTCATGACCGCCGACACCTTCGGCCTCGCGCTCGGCGTCCCGGTGCACGGCCTGTGCACCCTCGACGGGCTCGCCTACGCCGCCGACATCGACGGCCCCTTCGTCGTCGCGACGGACGCGCGGCGCAAGGAGGTGTACTGGGCCCGGTACGCCGACTCGCGCACCCGCGTCTCCGAGCCCGCCGTCGACCGGCCCGGCGACCTCGCCCTCGACGGCCTGCCCGCCGTCGGCGCGGGCGCCCTGCTCTACCCCGACACCTTCCCGGACGCCCGCGCGCCCGAGCACGTCTCGGCGGCCGCGCTCGCGTCGCTGGCGGCGGAGCGGCTGGCCGCGGGCGAGGAGCTGGAGCCGCCCCGGCCGCTCTACCTGCGCCGCCCGGACGCCCAGGTGCCCAAGAACTACAAGGTGGTCACCCCCAAGTGA
- the rimI gene encoding ribosomal protein S18-alanine N-acetyltransferase has product MRWWDINPVLELEKDLFPEDAWSRGMFWSELAHARGPEATRRYVVALDGDRLVGYAGLAAAGDLGDVQTIAVRREQWGTGLGARLLAELLRAATAFECAEVMLECRVDNVRAQKLYERFGFEPIGFRRGYYQPGNVDALVMRLNDPSTSVNGVQGTEING; this is encoded by the coding sequence ATGCGCTGGTGGGACATCAATCCCGTCCTGGAGCTGGAGAAGGACCTCTTTCCCGAGGACGCCTGGTCGCGGGGGATGTTCTGGTCCGAGCTGGCCCACGCCCGCGGGCCGGAGGCGACCCGTCGGTACGTGGTCGCCCTCGACGGTGACCGGCTCGTCGGGTACGCGGGGCTCGCCGCCGCCGGTGACCTCGGCGACGTGCAGACGATCGCCGTCCGCCGCGAGCAGTGGGGCACCGGCCTCGGCGCCCGGCTGCTGGCCGAACTGCTGCGGGCCGCGACCGCGTTCGAGTGCGCCGAGGTGATGCTCGAGTGCCGCGTCGACAACGTACGCGCGCAGAAGCTGTACGAGCGCTTCGGCTTCGAACCCATCGGCTTCCGGCGCGGCTACTACCAGCCGGGGAACGTCGACGCCCTGGTGATGCGCCTCAACGACCCTTCCACCTCAGTAAACGGCGTACAAGGAACCGAGATCAATGGCTGA
- the tsaD gene encoding tRNA (adenosine(37)-N6)-threonylcarbamoyltransferase complex transferase subunit TsaD has translation MADEPLVLGIETSCDETGVGIVRGTTLLADAIASSVDEHARFGGVVPEVASRAHLEAMVPTIERALKDAGVSARDLDGIAVTAGPGLAGALLVGVSAAKAYAYALGKPLYGVNHLASHICVDQLEHGALPEPTMALLVSGGHSSLLLSTDITSDVRPMGATIDDAAGEAFDKIARVLNLGFPGGPVIDRYAREGDPRAIAFPRGLTGPRDPAYDFSFSGLKTAVARWIEAKRAAGEEVPVRDVAASFQEAVVDVLTRKAVRACKDQGVDHLMIGGGVAANSRLRVLAQERCEAAGIRLRVPRPKLCTDNGAMVAALGAEMVARNRAASDWDLSADSSLPVTDPHVPGHGHPHTHDHVHEVSKENLYP, from the coding sequence ATGGCTGACGAACCGCTCGTCCTCGGCATCGAGACCTCCTGCGACGAGACCGGCGTCGGCATCGTCCGCGGCACCACCCTGCTCGCGGACGCCATCGCGTCCAGTGTCGACGAGCACGCCCGCTTCGGCGGGGTCGTGCCGGAGGTCGCCTCCCGCGCGCACCTCGAGGCGATGGTGCCGACCATCGAGCGCGCCCTGAAGGACGCGGGGGTGAGCGCCCGTGACCTCGACGGGATCGCGGTGACCGCGGGGCCCGGACTCGCCGGCGCGCTGCTCGTCGGCGTCTCGGCGGCGAAGGCGTACGCGTACGCCCTGGGGAAGCCGCTGTACGGCGTCAACCACCTCGCCTCGCACATCTGCGTGGACCAGCTGGAGCACGGCGCGCTGCCGGAACCGACGATGGCGCTGCTGGTCTCGGGCGGCCACTCCTCGCTGCTCCTGTCCACCGACATCACCTCGGACGTCCGTCCGATGGGCGCGACCATCGACGACGCGGCGGGCGAGGCCTTCGACAAGATCGCACGCGTGCTGAACCTCGGCTTCCCCGGCGGTCCGGTCATCGACCGGTACGCCAGGGAGGGCGACCCGCGGGCCATCGCCTTCCCGCGCGGGCTCACCGGGCCGCGCGACCCGGCGTACGACTTCTCCTTCTCCGGTCTGAAGACCGCCGTGGCCCGCTGGATCGAGGCGAAGCGGGCGGCGGGTGAGGAGGTGCCGGTGCGCGACGTGGCCGCGTCCTTCCAGGAGGCGGTGGTGGACGTGCTGACCCGCAAGGCCGTACGGGCCTGCAAGGACCAGGGGGTCGACCACCTGATGATCGGCGGCGGTGTGGCCGCGAACTCCCGGCTGCGCGTCCTGGCCCAGGAGCGCTGCGAGGCCGCCGGGATCCGGCTGCGGGTGCCCCGGCCGAAGCTGTGCACGGACAACGGCGCGATGGTGGCCGCGCTCGGCGCCGAGATGGTCGCCCGCAACCGCGCCGCGTCCGACTGGGACCTGTCCGCGGACTCGTCCCTGCCGGTGACCGATCCGCACGTGCCGGGGCACGGTCACCCGCACACGCACGATCACGTGCACGAGGTCTCGAAGGAGAACCTCTACCCGTGA
- a CDS encoding glycoside hydrolase family 3 N-terminal domain-containing protein has protein sequence MTTAPWRDPSLTPAARVDDLLSRMTVEEKAAQLYGVWVGAATDGDGVAPLQHEMTADQNWDELITSGLGQLTRSFGTAPVDPALGARALARAQRAIADAGRFGIPAVAHEECLAGFTAWRATAYPVPLAWGATFDPELVEELGGRIGDDLRSVGVHQGLAPVLDVVRDLRWGRVEETIGEDPYLVGTIGTAYVRGLESAGIVATLKHFAGYASSAGARNLAPVRAGAREFADVTLPPFEMALREGGARSVMAAYNETDGVPASADTRLLTELLRERWGFTGTVVADYFGVGFLQTLHRVAGSPAEAAHAALAAGIDVELPTVNCYGKPLVDAVRGGSTPESLIDRAARRVLLQKCELGLLDEDWEPERQGPVDLDSAANRDLAGRLAEASVVLLDNPDGLLPLAPETRVAVVGPRAADPLAMLGCYSFPSHVLMHHPDVPMGIDIPTVLDSLRAELPDTKVTFAEGCGVSDPDTSGFAEAVARASEADVCVVVLGDRAGLFGRGTSGEGCDASDLRLPGVQSELLDALVDTGVPVVLVLLTGRPYALGRWDGRLGAVVQAFFPGEEGGPAIAGVLSGRVDPSGRLPVSVPRLPGGQPWTYLQPPLGLASEVSNLDPTPLHAFGHGHSYTTFAWEDFRGTDAEIATDGSYDLSVTVRNTGDRAGTEVVQLYLHDPVASVTRPDVRLIGYQRLRLTPGEARRVTFGFHADLSGFTDRSGERVVEPGALELRLAASSAETRHTARLSLTGPRRVLGSDRRLRCEVSTDD, from the coding sequence ATGACCACCGCTCCCTGGCGCGACCCTTCACTCACTCCGGCAGCCCGCGTCGACGACCTGCTCTCCCGGATGACCGTGGAGGAGAAGGCCGCCCAGCTGTACGGCGTGTGGGTGGGCGCGGCGACGGACGGCGACGGAGTCGCCCCGCTCCAGCACGAGATGACCGCCGACCAGAACTGGGACGAGCTGATCACCTCCGGGCTCGGCCAGCTGACCCGCTCCTTCGGCACCGCCCCGGTGGACCCGGCGCTGGGCGCGCGCGCTCTGGCCCGCGCCCAGCGGGCGATCGCCGACGCCGGCCGCTTCGGCATCCCCGCGGTCGCCCACGAGGAGTGCCTGGCGGGATTCACCGCCTGGCGCGCGACGGCCTATCCCGTCCCGCTCGCCTGGGGCGCCACCTTCGACCCGGAGCTGGTCGAGGAGCTGGGCGGACGCATCGGCGACGACCTGCGCTCGGTCGGCGTGCACCAGGGCCTGGCGCCCGTCCTCGACGTGGTCCGCGACCTGCGCTGGGGCCGGGTCGAGGAGACGATCGGCGAGGACCCGTACCTCGTCGGCACGATCGGCACGGCCTACGTGCGGGGCCTGGAATCGGCCGGCATCGTCGCCACGCTGAAGCACTTCGCCGGGTACGCGTCGTCGGCGGGGGCACGGAACCTGGCGCCGGTGCGGGCGGGCGCGCGGGAGTTCGCGGACGTCACGCTCCCGCCGTTCGAGATGGCGCTGCGCGAGGGCGGCGCCCGTTCGGTGATGGCGGCGTACAACGAGACGGACGGCGTCCCGGCGTCGGCGGACACCCGGCTGCTGACCGAACTCCTGCGGGAGCGGTGGGGCTTCACCGGAACCGTGGTCGCCGACTACTTCGGCGTCGGTTTCCTCCAGACCCTGCACCGGGTGGCGGGAAGCCCGGCCGAGGCGGCCCACGCGGCGCTGGCGGCCGGCATCGACGTCGAACTGCCGACGGTGAACTGCTACGGAAAACCGCTCGTGGACGCCGTACGCGGCGGCAGCACCCCCGAGTCGCTGATCGACCGGGCGGCGCGCCGCGTACTGCTGCAGAAGTGCGAACTGGGCCTCCTGGACGAGGACTGGGAGCCCGAGCGCCAAGGCCCCGTCGACCTGGACTCGGCGGCCAACCGGGATCTGGCCGGCCGGCTGGCGGAGGCGTCGGTGGTCCTGCTGGACAACCCGGACGGGCTGCTGCCGCTGGCTCCCGAGACCCGAGTCGCGGTCGTCGGCCCCCGTGCCGCGGACCCGCTCGCGATGCTCGGCTGCTACTCCTTCCCCTCCCACGTCCTCATGCACCACCCCGACGTGCCGATGGGCATCGACATCCCCACGGTCCTCGACTCGCTGCGCGCCGAACTCCCGGACACCAAGGTGACGTTCGCGGAGGGCTGCGGCGTCTCGGACCCCGACACGTCCGGTTTCGCCGAGGCGGTGGCGCGGGCGTCGGAAGCCGACGTGTGCGTGGTCGTGCTCGGCGACCGCGCCGGGCTGTTCGGCCGGGGCACGTCCGGCGAGGGCTGCGACGCCTCCGACCTCCGGCTGCCCGGCGTCCAGAGCGAACTGCTGGACGCGCTGGTCGACACCGGCGTCCCGGTGGTGCTGGTCCTGCTGACCGGCCGCCCCTACGCGCTGGGCCGCTGGGACGGCCGGCTGGGCGCCGTGGTGCAGGCGTTCTTCCCGGGCGAGGAGGGCGGCCCGGCGATCGCCGGTGTGCTGTCCGGCCGCGTCGACCCCTCGGGGCGCCTCCCGGTGAGCGTGCCGCGGCTGCCCGGCGGCCAGCCCTGGACCTACCTCCAGCCCCCGCTCGGCCTCGCGAGCGAGGTCAGCAACCTGGACCCCACCCCGCTCCACGCCTTCGGCCACGGCCACTCGTACACGACGTTCGCCTGGGAGGACTTCCGGGGAACGGACGCGGAGATCGCGACGGACGGCTCGTACGACCTCTCGGTCACCGTCCGCAACACCGGCGACCGCGCCGGCACCGAAGTCGTCCAGCTCTACCTGCACGACCCGGTGGCGTCGGTGACGCGTCCGGACGTGCGGCTGATCGGCTACCAGCGCCTGCGCCTGACACCCGGCGAGGCCCGCCGGGTCACCTTCGGCTTCCACGCGGACCTGTCGGGCTTCACCGACCGCTCGGGCGAGCGGGTGGTCGAGCCGGGCGCGCTGGAGCTGCGACTGGCGGCGTCGAGCGCGGAGACTCGGCACACCGCGCGGTTGTCGCTGACCGGGCCGCGACGGGTACTGGGCTCGGACCGGCGACTGCGCTGCGAGGTGTCGACGGACGACTGA
- a CDS encoding carbohydrate ABC transporter permease has translation MKTAPAPGPDRTAPRRRHWSRRANPLAGAGSVIWLAVVIVPVYAMISASLTHQSEALGHNALKPPSHPTLDNYDTVLHNGFGHLLWNTALVAAAVVVIVLALCVPLSYVAVRTRSVWSGAAFRLFLLGVAIPAQAVVVPLYLMITKLNLYDSLLAIILPTAAFAMPVSVLILTGTLRDISEDLYEAMGLDGASTTRMLFQLVIPLAKGGISTVVVYAALQAWNGLLFPLIFTQSDGPRVLTLGLFNYVSEFGVNIPALLASVVLSGVPIFVVYLVARRALVGGLMGVGGK, from the coding sequence GTGAAGACCGCCCCCGCTCCGGGCCCCGACCGGACCGCGCCCCGCCGCAGGCACTGGTCCCGGCGTGCCAACCCGCTCGCCGGAGCCGGCTCGGTGATCTGGCTGGCCGTCGTGATCGTCCCGGTCTACGCGATGATCTCGGCCTCGCTCACCCACCAGAGCGAGGCGCTGGGCCACAACGCCCTCAAGCCGCCGTCCCACCCGACGCTGGACAACTACGACACCGTCCTGCACAACGGCTTCGGCCACCTGCTGTGGAACACCGCGCTCGTGGCGGCCGCGGTCGTCGTGATCGTCCTGGCGCTGTGCGTCCCGCTCTCCTACGTCGCCGTGCGGACCCGGAGCGTGTGGTCGGGGGCCGCCTTCCGGCTGTTCCTGCTGGGCGTCGCGATCCCGGCGCAGGCCGTCGTGGTCCCCCTCTACCTGATGATCACCAAGCTGAACCTCTACGACAGCCTGCTCGCGATCATCCTGCCGACGGCCGCCTTCGCGATGCCGGTGTCGGTGCTGATCCTCACCGGCACCCTGCGGGACATCTCCGAGGACCTGTACGAGGCGATGGGACTGGACGGCGCCTCCACCACCCGGATGCTGTTCCAGCTGGTCATCCCGCTGGCCAAGGGCGGCATCAGCACCGTGGTCGTCTACGCGGCGCTCCAGGCCTGGAACGGGCTCCTCTTCCCGCTGATCTTCACGCAGTCCGACGGCCCCCGGGTCCTGACCCTCGGCCTGTTCAACTACGTGAGCGAGTTCGGCGTGAACATCCCCGCGCTGCTGGCCTCCGTGGTCCTCTCCGGTGTCCCGATCTTCGTCGTGTACCTGGTGGCCCGCCGCGCGCTGGTCGGCGGCCTCATGGGAGTGGGCGGCAAGTGA
- a CDS encoding carbohydrate ABC transporter permease — protein MALPGILFFVFFAVGPMVLAFYLSFTQWNGLGDPRPVGLANWRKLLNDDRLTQSLTVTVALTVVSWVFQTVISLLLGVWAAGRQRNRAVLSAIFFTPFLLSSTAISLLFYALLDPNFGIIHADTLGTTSGAFLAIVFVGGWQFIPFHTLIYQGGARQIPEVLYQAAAIDGAGRLRQFFSITLPQLRNTATTSGVLMVVGSLTYFETVLILTQGGPGTDTAILPYLMYQAGFKSYDFGYASAVASFLVIAATALSLLMVRLSGFGAMRSTREGM, from the coding sequence CTGGCACTGCCCGGGATCCTGTTCTTCGTGTTCTTCGCCGTCGGCCCGATGGTGCTGGCCTTCTACCTCTCGTTCACGCAGTGGAACGGCCTGGGCGACCCGCGGCCGGTGGGCCTCGCGAACTGGCGCAAGCTGCTGAACGACGACCGGCTCACCCAGTCCCTGACGGTCACCGTGGCACTGACGGTGGTGAGCTGGGTGTTCCAGACGGTGATCTCGCTGCTGCTGGGCGTGTGGGCGGCGGGCAGGCAGCGCAACCGCGCGGTCCTCTCGGCGATCTTCTTCACGCCGTTCCTGCTGTCGTCGACGGCGATCTCGCTGCTGTTCTACGCGCTGCTCGACCCGAACTTCGGCATCATCCACGCGGACACCCTCGGCACGACCAGCGGAGCGTTCCTCGCGATCGTCTTCGTCGGCGGCTGGCAGTTCATCCCGTTCCACACGCTCATCTACCAGGGTGGCGCACGGCAGATCCCCGAGGTGCTCTACCAGGCCGCGGCCATCGACGGCGCCGGACGCCTGCGGCAGTTCTTCTCGATCACCCTGCCGCAGCTGCGCAACACCGCCACCACGTCCGGTGTGCTGATGGTCGTCGGCTCGCTCACCTACTTCGAGACGGTCCTCATCCTCACCCAGGGCGGCCCCGGCACGGACACGGCGATCCTGCCGTACCTGATGTACCAGGCGGGCTTCAAGAGTTACGACTTCGGCTACGCGAGCGCGGTCGCCTCGTTCCTGGTGATCGCCGCGACCGCGTTGTCCCTGCTGATGGTGCGGCTGTCCGGCTTCGGCGCGATGCGCAGCACCCGGGAAGGAATGTGA
- a CDS encoding ABC transporter substrate-binding protein: MESYSRRWFLGAGATALASVGGLTACGSGSGSGGGGTLTAFVYGDDAAKIQVKSVARFNASAAAKKAKGTVKLQKVPATDYPAKLRTAMGSPNAPDVFFNWGGGSIKAYKDAGQLVDLTDVIASDPVLKSGFLPSVLSAGGLDGKNYGVPMRGMQPVILFYNKTVFAEHKLQPPTTWDQLLDINAKLKKAGITPFALGGSDIWPELMWLEYLVDRIGGPDVFDRIKNGDASGWGDPAVLKAAQTVRELIDDGAFGKGYSSVGYGNGGAPAVFAKGKAAMHLMGSWEYSTQLGKFPDFAKKNLGWCAFPKIEGGAGNIRNVVGNPTNYWSVNARTSNKDAAIAFLRDSASEAYTKELIANGDVPATSNAASLLDASPNPEFAKFQYRMVQDAPAFTLSWDQAVAPNVSTPMLTEVNKLFVGKSSPEQFVSALKGLK, translated from the coding sequence ATGGAGTCCTACAGCAGGCGTTGGTTCCTCGGCGCGGGCGCGACCGCCCTGGCCTCCGTCGGCGGGCTCACCGCCTGCGGCTCCGGCAGCGGTTCGGGCGGCGGCGGCACGCTCACCGCGTTCGTCTACGGAGACGACGCGGCGAAGATCCAGGTCAAGTCCGTCGCCCGGTTCAACGCGTCGGCCGCCGCGAAGAAGGCCAAGGGCACGGTCAAGCTCCAGAAGGTGCCCGCCACGGACTACCCGGCGAAGCTGCGCACCGCGATGGGCTCGCCCAACGCCCCCGACGTGTTCTTCAACTGGGGCGGCGGCTCGATCAAGGCGTACAAGGACGCCGGACAGCTCGTGGACCTGACCGACGTCATCGCGTCCGACCCGGTGCTGAAGAGCGGCTTCCTGCCGTCGGTGCTCAGCGCGGGCGGGCTGGACGGCAAGAACTACGGCGTGCCCATGCGGGGCATGCAGCCCGTGATCCTCTTCTACAACAAGACCGTCTTCGCGGAGCACAAGCTCCAGCCGCCCACCACCTGGGACCAGTTGCTCGACATCAACGCCAAGCTGAAGAAGGCGGGAATCACCCCGTTCGCGCTGGGCGGCTCGGACATCTGGCCCGAGCTGATGTGGCTGGAGTACCTGGTCGACCGGATCGGCGGCCCCGACGTCTTCGACAGGATCAAGAACGGCGACGCCTCCGGCTGGGGCGACCCGGCCGTCCTCAAGGCCGCCCAGACCGTCAGGGAGCTGATCGACGACGGCGCCTTCGGCAAGGGCTACAGCTCGGTCGGCTACGGCAACGGCGGCGCTCCCGCGGTCTTCGCCAAGGGCAAGGCGGCGATGCACCTGATGGGGTCGTGGGAGTACTCCACGCAGCTCGGCAAATTCCCGGACTTCGCCAAGAAGAACCTGGGATGGTGCGCCTTCCCGAAGATCGAGGGCGGCGCCGGCAACATCCGCAACGTGGTCGGCAACCCCACCAACTACTGGTCGGTGAACGCCCGTACCTCCAACAAGGACGCGGCGATCGCCTTCCTGCGGGACAGCGCCTCCGAGGCCTACACCAAGGAACTCATCGCCAACGGCGACGTGCCGGCCACCTCGAACGCGGCGAGTCTGCTGGACGCCTCCCCCAACCCGGAGTTCGCCAAGTTCCAGTACCGGATGGTGCAGGACGCACCGGCGTTCACGCTGAGCTGGGACCAGGCGGTCGCCCCGAACGTGTCGACCCCGATGCTCACCGAGGTCAACAAACTGTTCGTGGGCAAGTCCTCGCCGGAGCAGTTCGTGTCCGCGCTCAAGGGGCTGAAGTGA
- a CDS encoding LacI family DNA-binding transcriptional regulator, with translation MKPGNSVEARTATLAEIAREAGVSAPTVSKVLNGRADVAPATRTRVEELLRGHGYRRRGGEGGRSPLIDLVFHELESAWAMEVIRGVENVAREEGLSVVLSESAGRLTPGRTWADQVAARRPHGVILVLSGLDESGRALLTSRSVPFVVMDPAGDPGDDVPSIGATNWQGGLAATRHLIELGHTRIGAITGPSQMMCSRARVDGYRAALETAGLPVDSGLIRPGTFHHESGYRAGLELLRMPDRPTAVFAGNDLQALGLYEAARELGLRVPEDLSVVGFDDLPVARWVGPPLTTVRQPLTEMAEAAAKLVLELGRQERPAAGTRMELATTLVVRSSTGAPPV, from the coding sequence ATGAAGCCTGGGAATTCCGTGGAAGCGCGGACCGCGACGCTCGCCGAGATCGCCCGTGAGGCCGGGGTCTCGGCCCCGACTGTTTCGAAGGTGCTCAACGGCCGCGCCGATGTCGCCCCCGCCACCCGCACCCGGGTCGAGGAGCTGCTGCGCGGCCACGGATACCGGCGGCGCGGGGGAGAGGGGGGCCGGTCGCCCCTCATCGACCTGGTCTTCCACGAGCTGGAGAGCGCCTGGGCGATGGAGGTCATCCGGGGCGTGGAGAACGTCGCCCGGGAGGAGGGGCTGAGCGTGGTGCTGTCCGAGAGCGCCGGGCGGCTGACTCCGGGCCGGACCTGGGCCGACCAGGTCGCGGCGCGCCGCCCGCACGGAGTGATCCTGGTGCTGTCCGGGCTCGACGAGTCCGGGCGCGCGCTGCTGACCAGCAGGTCCGTCCCGTTCGTGGTGATGGATCCGGCCGGTGACCCGGGTGACGACGTGCCGTCCATCGGGGCCACCAACTGGCAGGGCGGGCTCGCCGCGACGCGCCATCTGATCGAGCTCGGTCACACCCGGATCGGCGCGATCACCGGACCCTCGCAGATGATGTGCAGCCGCGCCCGGGTCGACGGCTACCGGGCGGCGCTGGAGACGGCGGGGCTGCCCGTCGACTCCGGGCTGATCCGCCCCGGCACCTTCCATCACGAGAGCGGCTACCGGGCCGGGCTCGAACTCCTGCGCATGCCCGACCGGCCCACGGCCGTCTTCGCCGGCAACGACCTCCAGGCGCTCGGCCTCTACGAGGCGGCCCGCGAGCTGGGGCTGCGCGTCCCCGAGGACCTGAGTGTCGTCGGCTTCGACGATCTGCCGGTGGCGCGCTGGGTGGGGCCGCCGCTGACGACCGTACGGCAGCCGCTCACGGAGATGGCCGAGGCGGCGGCGAAGCTGGTGCTCGAACTGGGCCGTCAGGAAAGGCCCGCGGCCGGGACGCGGATGGAGCTGGCGACCACCCTGGTGGTCCGCAGCAGCACGGGGGCGCCTCCGGTGTGA
- a CDS encoding LCP family protein: MFLVVTEHDERGDGTEPVVRRRVLKAVGLTLAGVLVLGIGTAGWAYWHLNHNIKSVDIDGALGDNRPAKAVPTPASSASASPLPSGALNILVLGSDSRSGKANAELGGGDSAGARSDTAMVVHIDEGRTGATVVSIPRDTLVTRPSCPTPSGGTTSVAYGTMFNSAYALGGPVCAVKTVESLTGVRMDHYLEIDFSGFAKLVNALGGVTVTTDEDIDDDQSHLHLKAGTHLLDGTQALALARTRHGIGDGSDLGRIGLQQKLVKALLEQISSTSLLTSPAKLYQVADAVTGSLTTDTGLDSLGELTNLGQSLRSLSADHVRTVMMPVVTAPSDANRVVPREPAADELWASLK; encoded by the coding sequence ATGTTCCTCGTCGTGACGGAACACGACGAGCGCGGGGACGGGACGGAGCCGGTGGTCAGGCGGCGGGTGCTGAAGGCCGTCGGCCTCACCCTGGCCGGAGTCCTGGTGCTGGGCATCGGCACGGCGGGCTGGGCCTACTGGCACCTGAACCACAACATCAAAAGCGTCGACATCGACGGGGCGCTCGGCGACAACCGCCCGGCGAAAGCGGTGCCGACACCCGCCTCGTCCGCGTCCGCCTCCCCGCTGCCGAGCGGCGCCCTCAACATCCTGGTCCTCGGCTCCGACTCACGCAGCGGGAAGGCGAACGCCGAGCTCGGCGGCGGCGACAGCGCGGGGGCCCGTTCGGACACGGCCATGGTCGTCCACATCGACGAGGGCCGCACCGGCGCGACCGTGGTGAGCATCCCCCGGGACACCCTGGTGACCCGCCCGTCCTGCCCGACCCCGTCCGGCGGCACGACGTCGGTGGCGTACGGGACGATGTTCAACAGCGCGTACGCGCTCGGCGGACCGGTCTGTGCCGTGAAGACCGTCGAGTCCCTGACGGGCGTCCGCATGGACCACTACCTGGAGATCGACTTCTCGGGCTTCGCGAAGCTGGTGAACGCGCTCGGCGGGGTCACGGTGACGACGGACGAGGACATCGACGACGACCAGAGCCATCTGCACCTGAAGGCGGGCACCCATCTCCTGGACGGCACCCAGGCCCTGGCCCTGGCCCGCACCCGGCACGGCATAGGCGACGGCAGCGACCTCGGCCGCATCGGGCTCCAGCAGAAACTGGTCAAGGCGCTGCTGGAACAGATCTCCTCGACATCCCTGCTGACCAGCCCCGCCAAGCTCTACCAGGTCGCCGACGCGGTCACCGGCAGCCTCACCACGGACACCGGCCTCGACTCCCTCGGCGAACTGACGAACCTCGGCCAGAGCCTCAGGTCCCTGTCCGCCGACCACGTCAGGACGGTCATGATGCCGGTGGTGACGGCCCCCTCGGACGCCAACCGGGTGGTGCCGCGCGAGCCGGCGGCGGACGAGCTGTGGGCTTCGCTCAAGTGA
- a CDS encoding bifunctional 2-polyprenyl-6-hydroxyphenol methylase/3-demethylubiquinol 3-O-methyltransferase UbiG, translated as MPFDHNDHYHRLLLRKLPGQGHGRTALDVGCGTGRFARRLAARGYTVDAVDPSAEVIAAAERIGGGPRFRRTDAASAALPKAHYDVITCLASLHHMPFRTVTRFRDALAPGGVLLVLGCYAGHTWWDLAAVPANAVARAGVSAGERLRGAGPPVVPAPVRAPRMSLAAVRGEASRLLPGARVRQLLYWRYLLTYTVT; from the coding sequence ATGCCCTTCGACCACAACGACCACTACCACCGGCTCCTGCTGCGGAAACTGCCCGGGCAAGGGCACGGGCGCACCGCGCTGGACGTCGGCTGTGGCACCGGCCGTTTCGCGCGGCGGCTCGCCGCGCGCGGTTACACGGTGGACGCCGTCGACCCGTCCGCTGAGGTGATCGCCGCGGCCGAACGGATCGGCGGCGGGCCCCGGTTCCGGCGGACGGACGCTGCCTCGGCCGCGCTGCCGAAGGCGCACTACGACGTCATCACCTGCCTCGCGAGCCTGCACCACATGCCCTTCCGGACGGTGACCAGGTTCCGTGACGCGCTGGCGCCCGGCGGGGTGCTGCTGGTGCTGGGCTGCTACGCGGGGCACACCTGGTGGGACCTCGCGGCCGTGCCCGCCAACGCGGTGGCCCGGGCCGGGGTGTCGGCGGGCGAACGGCTGCGCGGCGCCGGACCTCCGGTGGTCCCGGCACCGGTGCGCGCGCCGCGGATGTCGCTCGCCGCCGTCCGCGGCGAGGCGAGCCGCCTGCTGCCGGGCGCCCGCGTCCGGCAGCTCCTGTACTGGCGCTACCTGCTGACGTACACGGTCACTTGA